From Scytonema millei VB511283, the proteins below share one genomic window:
- a CDS encoding efflux RND transporter permease subunit — protein sequence MFVDFFIKRPVFTSVCAIIILLVGAISIPTLPAAQYPEIAPPQVQVTANYVGASAEVVEDTVTTVLEREINGVDGMRYINSSSANDGTSTITVTFEAGRDLDIAAVDVQNRVSIAEPQLPQEVRQVGVTVTKQTNNLLLGMGIFSPNKQYDNVFLSNYVDLYMVDALQRVKGVSEARIFGERRYAMRLWLDPDKLASRNLAAQDVVDAVEEQNLQVGAGQIGQPPTEDGQQYQIDLRAVGRLVDVSQFEDMVISTAPDGTLIKLSDVGRVELGAQNYSSFLRYRGQEAVGIGIFPIPGSNDLEVARNVKAEMERLSQQFPPGMEYQVAYDTTLFVEESLKEVIITLLMSVALVIAVIYLFLQDWRTTLIPVVTIPLALIGTFAFVKAFNFSINSLTLFGLTLATGMVVDDAIVVVEDISRLIQDEGMPPRQAASEAMHELFGAVIATSLVLMAVFVPVAFFPGATGQIYRQFALTIAFSITISTFLALTLTPSLAGLLLRQKPPARGPIAWVFGKFNRFLDWTRHKYERSLDFLTRIKPIVLGIFVVFLGLTAWLYQIVPTGFLPDEDQGYFITLIQGPEGASLNYTSDVMRKIETEYLKLPEVKATFAVGGFGIGGTGNTANRGAIFTPLVPWGERPGANQSAEALINRMRGVVSQFPEARILPVNPPAIRGLGSVSGFQYQLQDRQGNLPLNDLVGVMQQLMQRGNQTPGLSAVFSTFGANAPQMEIEIDRNKAKALQVDVDEILNTLQTYMGSRYVNDFNLQRRTYRVYVQADKQFRSNPEDIGKLYVRSNQDDPDQRQMIPLSNLVKVTPTTGAQSITHYNLFRSIELNGSAAPGFSTGQAMDAMAKLSAEILPASMGYEWSGISLDETESGGQAPIIFALGLVFVFLVLAAQYENYVDPFIIMLAVPLAIFGALLAQNLRGLPNDVYCQVGLVMLIGLASKNSILIVEFANQLRDRGLSITQAAIQAAQERLRPILMTALSTLLGIFPLVIAVGAGAKSRQALGTAVFGGMFVATFLSLFVVPVLYIIISNLRDRFQSRRPPQPPQQLEPSDTEPRVASESR from the coding sequence ATGTTTGTTGACTTTTTTATCAAGCGACCAGTTTTTACGAGCGTCTGCGCCATCATTATTTTGCTGGTAGGAGCAATTAGCATTCCTACCCTGCCCGCCGCTCAATATCCTGAAATTGCGCCGCCCCAAGTGCAAGTAACCGCTAACTACGTTGGGGCAAGTGCAGAAGTCGTAGAAGATACAGTAACGACAGTACTAGAACGGGAAATTAACGGCGTTGATGGAATGAGATACATCAATTCCAGTAGCGCCAACGATGGTACGAGTACGATTACAGTCACGTTTGAAGCAGGACGGGATCTCGATATTGCTGCTGTAGACGTGCAAAACCGCGTTTCGATCGCCGAACCGCAGTTGCCGCAAGAAGTGCGTCAAGTCGGCGTGACGGTGACAAAGCAGACCAACAACCTGCTGTTGGGTATGGGTATATTCTCGCCTAACAAACAATATGACAACGTTTTCTTGAGCAACTACGTCGATCTTTATATGGTCGATGCCTTGCAACGAGTCAAGGGCGTGAGCGAGGCGCGGATTTTTGGCGAACGTCGCTATGCTATGCGCCTGTGGCTAGATCCTGATAAACTCGCCAGCCGCAATTTAGCAGCACAAGATGTTGTCGATGCCGTCGAAGAACAAAACTTGCAAGTAGGCGCAGGGCAAATCGGTCAACCACCTACAGAAGACGGGCAGCAATATCAAATTGACTTGCGGGCTGTGGGTAGACTTGTTGACGTGTCCCAATTTGAGGACATGGTAATCTCGACCGCACCAGACGGAACCCTGATTAAGTTGAGCGATGTAGGACGGGTAGAATTGGGGGCGCAAAACTACAGTTCGTTCCTGCGGTATCGGGGTCAAGAGGCTGTAGGGATCGGGATCTTTCCGATTCCAGGTAGCAACGATTTGGAGGTGGCGCGAAATGTTAAAGCCGAAATGGAACGGCTATCTCAACAATTTCCGCCAGGGATGGAATATCAGGTAGCCTATGACACGACCTTATTTGTAGAAGAGTCCCTCAAAGAAGTCATTATTACGCTGCTCATGTCTGTGGCGCTGGTAATTGCGGTGATTTACCTGTTCTTACAGGATTGGCGCACGACTTTGATTCCGGTTGTGACAATTCCTCTAGCTTTGATCGGCACGTTTGCTTTTGTTAAAGCGTTCAATTTCTCGATTAACTCCTTGACGTTGTTCGGTTTAACCCTTGCTACAGGGATGGTAGTAGACGATGCGATCGTTGTTGTGGAAGATATCTCTCGCTTGATTCAAGATGAGGGAATGCCACCGCGTCAAGCAGCATCAGAGGCGATGCACGAATTGTTTGGGGCAGTCATTGCGACTTCATTGGTACTGATGGCGGTGTTTGTCCCCGTCGCCTTTTTCCCCGGAGCCACAGGACAAATCTATCGGCAATTCGCGCTGACGATCGCCTTCTCAATTACAATTTCTACCTTCTTGGCGCTGACCCTCACGCCTTCGCTGGCAGGCTTGTTGCTGCGACAAAAACCACCTGCACGGGGTCCCATTGCTTGGGTGTTTGGCAAATTTAATCGCTTCCTTGATTGGACGCGGCACAAGTACGAGCGATCGCTCGACTTTTTAACGCGGATCAAACCCATCGTACTAGGAATATTTGTCGTCTTCTTGGGATTGACAGCATGGTTGTATCAAATTGTCCCCACCGGATTTTTACCGGATGAAGACCAAGGCTATTTCATTACCCTAATTCAAGGACCCGAAGGCGCTTCACTGAACTACACCAGCGACGTGATGCGGAAAATAGAAACTGAGTATTTGAAATTACCTGAAGTCAAGGCAACTTTTGCCGTTGGTGGTTTCGGAATTGGTGGTACGGGTAATACCGCTAACAGAGGGGCAATTTTTACCCCGCTCGTACCTTGGGGCGAACGTCCTGGCGCAAATCAATCGGCAGAAGCTCTGATTAATCGGATGCGCGGTGTTGTATCCCAATTTCCCGAAGCGAGGATTCTACCTGTAAATCCGCCTGCAATTCGCGGTTTGGGTAGCGTCAGCGGTTTCCAATATCAACTCCAAGACCGTCAGGGAAATCTCCCCCTCAACGATCTTGTCGGTGTAATGCAACAATTGATGCAACGCGGCAATCAAACCCCAGGATTGTCGGCTGTCTTCAGTACTTTTGGGGCAAACGCGCCGCAAATGGAAATCGAGATCGATCGCAACAAAGCCAAAGCCTTACAAGTTGATGTAGACGAGATTTTAAATACCCTGCAAACATACATGGGTTCGCGCTACGTCAACGATTTCAACCTGCAACGACGGACTTATCGAGTCTACGTCCAAGCCGACAAGCAGTTTCGCTCGAATCCAGAAGATATCGGCAAACTGTACGTGCGATCGAATCAAGACGATCCCGACCAGCGGCAGATGATTCCTCTGAGCAACTTGGTGAAAGTTACACCCACTACTGGGGCGCAGTCAATCACCCACTACAACCTCTTTCGGTCGATCGAACTCAACGGTTCTGCGGCTCCTGGCTTCAGCACCGGACAAGCAATGGATGCAATGGCAAAACTGTCAGCGGAGATTCTCCCAGCTAGTATGGGTTACGAGTGGTCGGGTATTTCCTTAGATGAGACAGAATCGGGGGGTCAAGCGCCAATTATCTTTGCTTTAGGTTTGGTCTTCGTATTCTTGGTATTGGCAGCTCAGTACGAGAATTACGTCGATCCCTTCATCATTATGCTGGCGGTTCCTTTAGCAATTTTCGGAGCCTTGTTAGCTCAGAATCTGCGCGGTCTACCGAATGATGTTTACTGTCAAGTGGGTTTGGTGATGTTGATCGGATTGGCAAGTAAAAACTCAATTCTGATTGTAGAATTTGCCAACCAACTGCGCGATCGCGGACTGTCAATTACGCAAGCAGCGATTCAAGCAGCTCAGGAACGCTTGCGACCGATTTTGATGACCGCTCTTTCTACCTTGTTGGGGATATTCCCCTTAGTCATTGCTGTAGGTGCAGGAGCGAAAAGCCGTCAAGCGTTGGGTACGGCAGTATTTGGTGGCATGTTCGTGGCAACGTTCTTGAGTTTGTTCGTCGTGCCAGTACTGTACATTATTATCAGTAACTTGCGCGATCGCTTTCAATCGCGTCGTCCACCTCAGCCACCTCAGCAGTTGGAACCCAGCGATACAGAACCAAGAGTTGCTTCTGAAAGCCGCTGA
- a CDS encoding efflux RND transporter periplasmic adaptor subunit, protein MESSEPKASVADERKQVQDRPPGKRKPWMWLLVGLIAIGGGVGLWYVLAPKNQNPNSAAQQQPPTKVRLATLESGAVSESSEYIANLESRRSVTLQPRIEGQVSRIFVRPGDRVNRGANLIQIDPEEQQAAVRSSSAAIAAAEAEVANAEATLSSLQAERLSNLSNVRFNEKEYKRYSDLADQGAVARSVADDYTNRIATAKAELNAIDKRIAAQKATVAQQEKALAEARANTQGQEAQLKYYTITAPFAGTVGRIPVKEGDFVNTSTQLTSVTENQPLEVNISVPIERGPELRQGMPVELLDGQGKRVGTSKVFFIAPNTATNTQSVLVKSLFENSQNQLRADQYVRARVIWNQRQGILVPTTAINRIGGQNFVYVAESAPQQQQSQQAQSGQPQLIARQKPVKLGSIQGNNYQVLEGLKPGERIITSGLLNLRDGAPIAPES, encoded by the coding sequence ATGGAATCATCAGAACCTAAAGCATCCGTAGCGGACGAGAGAAAACAAGTCCAAGACAGACCCCCAGGTAAACGTAAACCGTGGATGTGGTTACTAGTCGGTCTAATCGCCATCGGTGGCGGAGTTGGACTATGGTATGTACTCGCACCTAAAAATCAAAACCCCAATTCAGCCGCACAGCAGCAACCGCCAACTAAGGTGAGGCTAGCCACCCTAGAATCAGGAGCAGTCAGTGAAAGTAGCGAGTATATTGCCAATTTAGAATCGCGACGATCCGTGACTTTACAGCCGAGAATTGAAGGGCAAGTCTCTCGTATTTTCGTTCGTCCAGGCGATCGCGTCAATCGGGGAGCCAACCTAATTCAAATCGATCCAGAAGAACAACAAGCAGCCGTCAGGAGTTCTAGCGCCGCGATCGCAGCTGCCGAAGCAGAGGTAGCAAATGCCGAAGCAACCCTGAGTTCCCTGCAAGCAGAACGCCTTTCTAACTTGTCGAATGTCAGATTCAACGAAAAAGAATACAAGCGATATTCTGACCTTGCCGACCAGGGAGCAGTTGCGCGATCGGTTGCGGACGATTATACCAACAGAATTGCTACGGCAAAAGCCGAACTCAATGCGATCGACAAACGCATTGCCGCTCAGAAAGCTACCGTAGCTCAACAGGAAAAAGCCTTGGCAGAAGCAAGAGCGAATACCCAAGGACAGGAAGCTCAGCTAAAGTACTACACGATTACCGCACCCTTTGCGGGTACAGTGGGGCGAATTCCGGTCAAAGAGGGGGATTTTGTCAATACATCAACCCAACTCACAAGCGTTACCGAGAACCAACCCCTAGAAGTCAATATTTCCGTACCCATCGAACGGGGACCAGAACTACGTCAGGGAATGCCAGTAGAGCTGCTTGACGGACAAGGCAAGCGTGTAGGGACGAGCAAGGTCTTTTTCATCGCCCCTAACACCGCTACTAATACCCAATCCGTACTCGTCAAATCTCTATTTGAAAATTCCCAAAATCAACTGCGTGCCGACCAATATGTAAGAGCGAGAGTCATTTGGAATCAACGCCAAGGCATTCTCGTTCCCACAACGGCAATTAATCGGATTGGCGGGCAAAACTTCGTCTATGTAGCAGAATCAGCACCACAACAACAGCAGTCTCAACAGGCACAATCGGGACAACCACAATTGATAGCACGGCAAAAACCCGTGAAATTAGGCAGCATTCAAGGTAACAATTACCAGGTTCTCGAAGGACTAAAACCTGGAGAACGAATTATTACTTCAGGACTGCTTAACCTTAGAGACGGCGCACCGATCGCACCAGAATCTTAA
- a CDS encoding ArsR/SmtB family transcription factor: MDAAQFQQVAKALAEPRRLEILTAIATHDELSCREIVEQFPVSQATVSHHIKELVKVGLIETRRAGQYCYYSFRAEVLSIYITQLQQLLIINIQQKSPERI; the protein is encoded by the coding sequence ATGGACGCAGCCCAATTTCAGCAAGTGGCAAAAGCTCTAGCAGAGCCACGACGATTGGAAATTCTAACAGCGATCGCTACCCATGATGAGCTATCTTGCCGAGAAATAGTCGAGCAGTTTCCTGTATCGCAAGCAACAGTTTCTCATCACATTAAGGAGTTAGTTAAAGTCGGTTTGATCGAAACAAGGCGTGCAGGGCAATACTGTTATTACAGTTTTCGTGCGGAAGTTTTGTCAATTTATATTACTCAGTTACAGCAACTTTTGATAATAAACATTCAACAAAAATCGCCGGAACGAATTTAA
- a CDS encoding thylakoid membrane photosystem I accumulation factor, with protein sequence MNFFQLQSPPNAARRWRRSLTKLLLLLVLFSYCLGIPSALAGINDDNYEGNVFVLYGGNASLVPPKTTLEKSMAASDRATLLVLYLDDCSDCKQYASAVSRMQAFYGRATDIIPVNVDTILPELTYKPTEPGYYYKGAVPQIIVFDKAGKVVLNETGQVPYERVDDTLREVFDLLPRTESAELKRRSFNEFSSEVTE encoded by the coding sequence ATGAATTTTTTTCAGCTCCAGTCACCTCCAAACGCGGCACGTCGATGGAGACGATCGTTGACTAAATTGTTGTTACTACTCGTCCTATTTTCGTACTGCTTGGGAATACCCTCTGCCCTAGCAGGAATCAACGACGACAATTATGAGGGGAACGTTTTTGTGTTGTATGGTGGAAATGCCTCACTAGTACCACCAAAAACAACGCTAGAAAAATCTATGGCAGCAAGCGATCGCGCCACGCTGCTAGTGTTGTACTTAGACGATTGCAGCGATTGTAAGCAGTATGCTTCAGCAGTATCGCGGATGCAAGCCTTCTATGGTCGGGCAACAGATATCATTCCCGTCAATGTAGACACCATTTTACCGGAATTGACCTACAAGCCCACCGAACCTGGCTATTACTACAAGGGTGCAGTCCCGCAAATCATTGTATTCGACAAAGCGGGTAAAGTCGTCCTGAATGAAACAGGACAAGTTCCTTACGAACGAGTAGATGACACCCTGCGAGAAGTGTTTGACTTATTACCCCGCACCGAATCGGCTGAGTTGAAACGCCGCTCCTTCAATGAATTTAGTTCTGAAGTGACGGAATAG
- a CDS encoding SDR family oxidoreductase, translating to MVSVRHQIVLITGASSGIGEATAQIFAQAGAKLILVARRQERLAQLADDLNKEFASDIHTMQLDVRDRASIESALAQLPSEFSAIDILINNAGLSRGLDKLYQGSYQDWEEMIDTNIKGLLYFTRAIVPGMVSRGRGHVVNLGSIAGHQTYPNGNVYCATKAAVKAISEGLKQDLLGTPVRVTSVDPGMVETEFSQVRFHDDTERASKVYQGLKPLTPEDVADVIFFCVTRSPHVNISEVLMMPVDQSSSTLFNRSE from the coding sequence ATGGTTTCAGTCCGACATCAGATTGTATTAATTACGGGTGCAAGTAGCGGCATTGGTGAAGCGACAGCGCAAATATTTGCCCAAGCTGGTGCTAAGTTAATCTTAGTCGCCCGTCGCCAGGAACGATTGGCACAATTGGCTGACGATCTCAATAAAGAATTTGCCAGCGATATACATACTATGCAGTTGGACGTGCGCGATCGCGCCAGTATAGAATCGGCTTTAGCTCAGTTGCCGTCTGAATTCTCTGCGATCGACATTTTAATTAACAATGCTGGTCTGAGTCGCGGTTTAGACAAACTCTATCAGGGTAGTTACCAAGATTGGGAAGAAATGATCGATACCAATATTAAAGGGTTGCTCTACTTTACCCGCGCGATCGTCCCAGGAATGGTCAGTCGCGGGCGGGGACACGTTGTCAACCTCGGCTCGATCGCGGGACACCAAACTTATCCTAACGGTAATGTCTATTGTGCTACTAAAGCCGCCGTCAAAGCCATTTCTGAAGGCTTAAAACAAGACTTACTGGGGACTCCCGTGCGGGTTACATCCGTCGATCCTGGGATGGTAGAAACAGAATTCAGCCAAGTCCGGTTTCACGACGATACCGAACGAGCAAGTAAAGTGTATCAGGGACTCAAACCCCTCACGCCGGAAGACGTAGCCGATGTCATTTTCTTCTGCGTCACGCGATCGCCCCACGTTAATATCAGCGAAGTTTTGATGATGCCCGTGGATCAATCTAGTTCGACTTTGTTTAATCGTAGTGAGTAG
- the murG gene encoding undecaprenyldiphospho-muramoylpentapeptide beta-N-acetylglucosaminyltransferase encodes MGDARMRLLIAASGTGGHLFPAIATAEQLPDYQIEWLGVPNRLETQLVPSQYRLHTIDVEGIQQRLGLGTVRILTKLALAIFQARQLLKQGQFQGVLTTGGYIAAPAVIAARSLGLPVILHESNAIPGKVTRFLSRWCSVVAIGFEPAAKYLPGVKTIFTGTPVRSQFQIEALDTLPSLDLPIPDNVPLILIVGGSQGAVAVNKLVRQSAAAWFEAGAWVVHQTGSNDPDVESLKHPQYIALPFYDNMARLLHRASLVIARAGAGTVTELAIARKPAVFIPLPTAAEDHQYYNAQVLGATGAALVFRQPELTAEILTKEVLSLLHSPEKLAQMGKKAGAIAVVDSAERLAQLVREIVQ; translated from the coding sequence ATGGGGGATGCACGGATGCGACTATTGATTGCAGCAAGTGGCACTGGGGGACATTTGTTTCCGGCGATCGCGACGGCGGAACAGTTACCAGATTACCAAATTGAGTGGTTGGGAGTTCCAAATCGGTTAGAAACTCAATTAGTTCCATCCCAATATCGCTTGCATACTATCGATGTAGAAGGCATTCAGCAACGCTTGGGACTGGGTACGGTAAGAATTTTGACTAAACTTGCCCTTGCTATTTTTCAGGCGCGACAGTTGCTAAAACAGGGGCAGTTTCAGGGGGTGTTAACAACGGGTGGATATATTGCGGCTCCAGCCGTTATTGCAGCGCGATCGCTTGGTTTACCCGTGATTTTGCACGAATCGAACGCTATTCCTGGTAAAGTGACTCGCTTTTTAAGTCGTTGGTGTAGTGTTGTGGCGATTGGGTTTGAACCAGCAGCAAAATATTTACCAGGAGTCAAAACCATCTTTACAGGTACGCCCGTGCGATCGCAGTTTCAAATAGAGGCGCTGGATACCTTACCATCTTTAGATCTACCTATTCCCGATAACGTACCGCTGATTTTAATTGTCGGTGGTAGTCAGGGAGCAGTGGCTGTCAACAAGTTAGTGCGTCAGTCTGCTGCGGCTTGGTTTGAGGCTGGAGCGTGGGTGGTGCATCAGACGGGAAGTAACGATCCTGACGTGGAAAGTTTGAAACATCCCCAGTATATTGCACTGCCTTTTTATGACAATATGGCGCGGCTGTTGCATCGGGCAAGTTTGGTTATTGCTAGAGCCGGAGCTGGTACGGTAACGGAATTAGCGATCGCCCGCAAGCCAGCAGTTTTTATTCCCCTACCAACAGCAGCAGAAGACCATCAATATTACAACGCTCAAGTTTTAGGGGCAACGGGAGCGGCTTTAGTCTTTCGCCAACCAGAATTAACAGCGGAAATCTTAACCAAAGAAGTTTTAAGTTTGTTGCATTCACCTGAAAAGTTAGCTCAAATGGGAAAAAAAGCAGGTGCGATCGCGGTAGTTGATAGTGCTGAAAGATTGGCACAGTTAGTCCGCGAAATAGTACAGTAG
- a CDS encoding Uma2 family endonuclease — MQITEQRYYTPEEYLELEEAAEYKSEYINGEIIPMAGGTTNHNRLALNLSTGLNFAFRQQDYEVFMGDVRLWIPDKHIYTYPDVMVIAGKPEYYNNRTDTVTNPIVIAGILSKSTQNRDRQTKFEDYKTIPSFQEYILIDQTKINVMQYVKTGRKRWEIREHDIEDEVIALHSILFQLSLEDLYNKVDFEAKQVEETNLDS; from the coding sequence ATGCAAATTACAGAACAGCGCTATTACACTCCAGAGGAATATTTAGAGTTAGAGGAGGCGGCTGAATATAAGAGTGAATATATAAACGGTGAAATTATTCCAATGGCAGGCGGAACGACAAATCACAATCGGCTAGCACTAAATCTTAGTACTGGACTAAATTTTGCTTTCAGACAGCAAGACTACGAAGTTTTTATGGGTGACGTGCGTTTGTGGATACCCGACAAGCACATTTATACCTATCCCGATGTCATGGTAATTGCCGGAAAGCCGGAATATTACAATAATCGTACCGATACAGTGACTAACCCGATCGTCATTGCCGGGATTTTATCAAAATCTACCCAAAATCGCGACCGCCAAACAAAATTTGAGGATTACAAAACCATACCCTCTTTCCAAGAATACATATTAATTGACCAAACTAAAATTAATGTCATGCAGTATGTGAAGACGGGAAGAAAGCGTTGGGAAATTCGAGAACATGATATAGAAGATGAAGTCATTGCCCTTCATTCCATTCTCTTTCAGCTCTCTCTAGAAGATTTATATAATAAAGTTGACTTCGAGGCAAAGCAGGTAGAGGAAACTAATCTTGATAGTTAA
- a CDS encoding sugar kinase — MDRNRQLVEGTCGLFIGLVTLDFVYLAPSPPTNNQKIVASDYIVAAGGPATNAAVTFSYLGDRATLLGTVGNHPITQLIQADLATYGVAIADLAPSQTEPPPVSSIIVSQETGERAVVSINAVKNQVTPEFIPENILEGVDIILIDGHQMLVGEAIAQLAKANNIPIVVDGGSWKPGFEKVLYFADYAICSANFHPPNCHNIEEVIYYLSQMGIPHIAITQGEKPIQFLTEGKIKSLEIPQIKPVDTLGAGDIFHGAFCHYILQYTFTEALEAAAKIAARACQSFGSRQWMQTRRD; from the coding sequence ATGGATCGCAATCGACAACTAGTTGAAGGCACTTGTGGACTATTTATTGGCTTAGTCACTCTAGATTTTGTTTATTTAGCTCCGTCTCCACCAACTAACAATCAAAAAATTGTTGCCTCCGATTATATTGTTGCAGCTGGTGGACCTGCTACTAATGCTGCCGTCACATTTAGTTATTTAGGCGATCGCGCTACTTTGTTGGGAACAGTAGGAAACCACCCGATTACCCAGCTAATTCAAGCAGATTTGGCAACTTATGGAGTGGCGATCGCAGATTTAGCACCCAGTCAAACTGAACCGCCGCCTGTCTCATCGATTATTGTCTCTCAAGAGACGGGGGAACGGGCAGTAGTTTCTATTAATGCTGTCAAAAACCAAGTTACACCTGAATTTATTCCAGAAAATATTTTAGAGGGGGTCGATATTATTTTAATCGATGGGCATCAAATGTTAGTAGGGGAGGCGATCGCACAACTTGCTAAAGCTAATAATATTCCTATTGTTGTTGATGGTGGGAGTTGGAAACCTGGTTTTGAAAAAGTTTTATATTTTGCAGACTATGCTATCTGTTCTGCTAACTTTCATCCTCCCAATTGTCACAATATTGAAGAAGTCATTTATTATCTTTCCCAAATGGGAATTCCTCATATTGCAATTACTCAAGGAGAAAAACCCATTCAGTTTTTAACTGAAGGTAAAATTAAATCTCTAGAAATTCCTCAAATTAAACCTGTAGATACTCTCGGTGCAGGGGATATTTTTCACGGTGCTTTTTGTCATTACATCCTTCAGTACACTTTTACTGAAGCGTTAGAAGCTGCGGCAAAAATTGCTGCTCGGGCTTGCCAGTCTTTTGGTTCTCGTCAATGGATGCAAACTAGAAGAGATTAA
- a CDS encoding type II toxin-antitoxin system PemK/MazF family toxin has protein sequence MKRGEVYDARLEPVEGSEQGGTRPIIIVSRDAINAYSPVILAVPCTTYQSNKRVYPTQVLIRASDGGLSRDSIAMADQVRVLSKARLLRLRGTLSYEVMSQLERALLIALDLLGQN, from the coding sequence GTGAAACGGGGGGAAGTCTATGATGCTCGTCTCGAACCCGTTGAAGGATCTGAACAAGGAGGAACTCGCCCGATTATCATTGTCAGTCGAGATGCAATTAATGCCTACAGTCCAGTAATTTTAGCTGTTCCCTGCACCACTTATCAGTCAAATAAACGGGTTTATCCGACTCAAGTTTTAATTCGTGCATCAGATGGGGGATTGAGTAGAGATTCTATTGCTATGGCAGACCAGGTGCGCGTCTTATCTAAAGCTCGCCTTCTCCGCCTACGGGGAACGCTCTCCTATGAAGTAATGTCACAATTAGAGCGAGCATTATTAATTGCTTTAGATTTGCTGGGACAAAATTGA
- a CDS encoding ribbon-helix-helix domain-containing protein gives MEKQTVRTTLTLPSELLEAADRMVSEGKAKNRNEFVAQALRHELATLQRAEIDAALVQMAQDPDYQAEVLRMEAEFASASWEALNLEDSQL, from the coding sequence ATGGAAAAGCAAACGGTACGTACCACCCTGACTCTACCTTCTGAACTTCTAGAAGCCGCCGATAGGATGGTCAGCGAAGGGAAAGCCAAGAATCGCAATGAGTTTGTAGCCCAAGCTTTGCGACACGAATTAGCAACACTACAAAGGGCAGAGATTGATGCAGCGTTAGTCCAGATGGCACAAGATCCAGACTATCAAGCAGAGGTGTTAAGAATGGAAGCTGAGTTTGCTTCTGCTAGCTGGGAAGCTCTAAATTTAGAGGATTCTCAGCTGTGA
- a CDS encoding pantothenate kinase — MTEMKTWLGLEIGNSRLHWGWFAGENLQITWDTPHLSRSIEQQLAQCKTFADLPQEILSPIDSFISGGAVRSYLLPIYIASVVPSQTVLWQAYPEAHVISLDKIPLLGIYPTLGIDRALAVLGAGETCGFPILVIDAGTALTFTGADGDRCLVGGAILPGLSLQLQSLGQKTANLPSIAAPEILSLPERWATNTPEAIQSGVIYTLIASIRDFITAWWEKFPDSQICFKGGDGKLLLEYLRSLYPELTTKIVYEPNLTFWGMRSSLQNSQSSCLS; from the coding sequence ATGACCGAGATGAAAACTTGGTTGGGTTTGGAAATTGGCAATTCTCGGTTGCATTGGGGATGGTTTGCAGGTGAAAATCTGCAAATAACTTGGGATACTCCCCATCTCTCTAGATCGATTGAGCAACAGCTAGCTCAGTGTAAGACTTTTGCCGATCTCCCTCAAGAAATTCTGTCTCCTATTGACTCATTTATCTCTGGGGGGGCTGTGCGCTCCTATCTCTTACCTATATATATTGCTTCTGTTGTTCCTAGTCAGACAGTGCTGTGGCAAGCATACCCAGAAGCACACGTAATTTCGCTAGATAAAATCCCCCTTTTGGGAATTTACCCTACTCTGGGGATCGATCGCGCTTTAGCTGTGTTGGGAGCTGGAGAAACTTGCGGTTTTCCCATTTTAGTTATTGATGCAGGGACAGCATTAACTTTTACAGGTGCAGATGGCGATCGCTGTTTGGTTGGTGGGGCGATATTACCAGGATTAAGCTTACAATTGCAGTCTTTAGGACAAAAAACAGCTAATCTACCTTCAATCGCAGCTCCAGAAATTCTTTCTTTACCCGAACGCTGGGCGACGAATACCCCAGAAGCAATCCAAAGTGGAGTTATCTACACGCTAATTGCTAGCATTCGCGACTTTATCACGGCTTGGTGGGAAAAATTTCCCGATAGTCAGATTTGTTTTAAAGGAGGCGATGGTAAATTGCTCTTGGAATATCTGCGATCGCTCTATCCCGAACTCACTACCAAGATCGTTTACGAACCTAATTTAACTTTCTGGGGAATGCGATCGTCTTTGCAAAATTCTCAGTCGTCATGTTTGAGCTAA